A stretch of the Uranotaenia lowii strain MFRU-FL chromosome 3, ASM2978415v1, whole genome shotgun sequence genome encodes the following:
- the LOC129757589 gene encoding 28S ribosomal protein S18a, mitochondrial-like — MALLLKATQLIPGQINLNLLRPARFLSLSAVSRLKEYKEEVIKDSLVVSADYVPSPRSDQLLQQAAEAKKLGQHFCPQCTLGLDIKHTDVLILSQYLRDDGCMLPRRVTGLCKRQQRRISAMVTMAQKAGLMSNMNPPNSKRDPKKRFQWKKYNKYFEEDTIKC; from the exons ATGGCTCTGCTGCTCAAAGCTACACAATTGATTCCCGGTCAAATAAACCTTAATTTACTCCGTCCTGCAAGATTTTTAAGCTTGTCCGCCGTTTCCCGGCTGAAGGAAT ATAAAGAGGAAGTAATAAAGGACTCCCTTGTGGTGAGTGCCGACTACGTCCCTTCGCCCCGGTCCGATCAGCTGCTGCAGCAGGCTGCCGAAGCAAAGAAATTGGGACAACACTTCTGCCCCCAGTGTACCCTGGGGCTGGATATCAAACATACGGACGTTCTGATATTAAGTCAATATTTACGAGATGATGGCTGCATGTTGCCTCGCCGCGTTACCGGGTTATGTAAGCGGCAACAAAGGCGGATCAGCGCGATGGTAACGATGGCCCAGAAGGCTGGTTTGATGTCGAACATGAATCCACCAAACAGTAAGCGCGATCCGAAGAAGCGCTTCCAATGGAAAAAGTATAACAAGTATTTTGAGGAGGATACCATTAAATGTTAA